CATATCAGACCGCTTAAGCGAGCGCATCAGATGGCGGGCTTTGAAAGAGAGAGCAAAGGGGGGTCGATGTTTCTTCTTCAAGTGAAGCATCGAGAAACATGGAGGAGAGAAGAGAGCGAgcagaagaggaggagaagagattACGCCGGCGAGCAGGGAGCCCTCCGACGGTGGAGCCACGGTGACTTTCAGATCCCCTTTTCAATCGCcaggagagagaagaaaaatagCCGTTTTTTTGGATGAACTTCAACCCTGGCgcataatatttgttttctgaAAACAAATCAGACAGTATTCGAAGGATATATATAACACATGCACTTTCCATTTTTCatcataacatatatataaatatatgtaaatgtttGATATAGATTTTGGAAATCACTTATCTCATCGTTTTTTCTTAACTAGCCTTATCTTAATTATTGTTATCGTATTTCGTTATGttattgtttattatatttttatttatctaacataattaccatttttaatttatataagaacCCTGATTTTTTATGAagaagattttatttattttgattttctgagttttaataaaaccaaattatGTAAGGTTTATGGCACACAATAGTTGTTTGCTGAAAACAAAGCCGACATAGACCAAAGACGTGTTTATGGACATGGAAAGAGAAAATATTCAGgatgtttctgttttgtttgatATTAAAACTATACACTTCACTCCAATATATGGTGCTTGCAGTCTGAAAAACTAGATTTAtttacattagtttttttttattttgctgcTTTTGGAATTCTTTTCTGGTTCTGCATTGGAGTCAGAATCTTAGAGCATATTTATCGGGGTATGTTGGAAGAGGATCTTGGTAGAGGGGGGGGACCACAAAGGGTGGgaaccaagaagaagaaaaaagaagaagtagtCTCGCGAGGATACGTTTTCTGGACAGTTTCGCGGAccccacgacacgtggcggcccgtgattgatttgttttaatttttttttaaacaaaaaaaaaaaagaaaaaagaaatgggTATCAACAATAATTATGCTCTTACAATGTATTGTCAGATTGGAGATCAAACCTCATCACAAGATGGTAtcattttttagttattttggttGATATTTTCACAAAGTTTCAATGATTTATTATTACAAGCTTTAATTGAACCAAACATTGATCAATGTTGAAGAATATTTTAtctgtttcattataaactAGATCTGGATCCGTCTGACTGGacggatgttttttttttatgtaatataattaaatgtcTTTTACATTATTATATACTCTATAAAATTATAGTATAAATGCTGACAAAAAAATCTCACATAATACAAATATTGCTGTAACATAATTTCCTTTATAGTCattagttttttctttaaaaaagtaAACATGCATTTGGTCACAGTGTGAAAACAAAATTGAGTTAATTCATGAATATATGTGAgctaaactttaaaaaaaatgataaaccCAACTTGGATAATGTAATTTAAGTTGGGCTATATATCTACCAAATAAATAGAGAAGTTTACAGATTTGCTAGATTCTTTTGTTGgttgtgaatttaaatttattgttaGTTGTCAATGTTTATATTACTTTCATTTATTGTAGTTTGTTTGGGTTAGTTTAGGAAAGAATGAATAGGTAGAAAAgacattaatttttaatgtgaaactaataaaattgttagtgatatttgattgtaaataaaaaagagtTCTAAGAGTTTTTTCCATAtatgtacttttattttaataaaataaatgtcaggcacaaaattacaaattaaaaaattgttaagttTTCTATTTTACCGCtattcaatatattattttgtttaattttattaattaataagctgaaaataaaaataaaaataagaaaaagtaaatatttaatatttgttttgaaattgtAAATGACACtttataatgaaacaaaagttttaaaatgatacaaaaattaaaaggtaaaatgaTAAGGAGTATCAAACAAGTTCTGTACATTTGTAGAGGGGAGAAAAGTTCAATGAAATATGTAATCACTAACATTTGTTTATATCCCACAATCAAACTGTAGAAGACACATTGAAATGTAATGAATATTTTTGTCTGAAACGTTTTCTCCAAGCTCACGGcacttcttttctttctatctaAGCGCAGCCAACCGCTTCTCCAGATCATCCATTTCAGAACTGCGCAGAAATAGTCACATGGTTTGACTTCGATGCTGATAAAATCACAGAtgctttgtttgttttatagtGGATATAGATATTATACCTGCTGCTGACATCTTCTGCATTCTTTCTGCCAATTTTACCTTTTGGAGCAGATGATAACTGCAAAGGGATCAAAACAGAGTCAgagaatcaatcaatcaatcgaTCATATCACAGTGAAGCTATCAAGAGAAGGAGGAACCAATGAACAAGATGTTTTAAAACAAACCTGTGAGGCGACATCAATGCCGATTTCATCAAGAACCTAACAAGTACAACATAAAAAATACTCGTTAATAAACCTTTGAAACAGTCGGATATTTTTAGAGATTTAAACGGTGGTGATATTGTACCTGGTTGGTCAAGTCCTCTGTTTCGTCTTCAGCTTCGTCATTGTCTAAAGCATCATCTATGGAGTCTGACATCATCTCAGTCTGAACACCATATGCAATTAGTTAGAATGACTACTTTCTTTGAAGTGTGTCATggagtttaagaaaaaatatgggATTGATAAACTTACAGTCATGTCCATTTGAGCAGACTGCTTTTGGAATTCTCTCATAACCTTAGCCTGCTTTGCTGGATCCATATtctgagcaaaaaaaaacatcttagTTAGATTGTAGGGGCAAGTTGTAAACAACACAAATCTgttagtgttaaaaaaaaagggaaTCAGACCTTGCTCATAGCTGACATTGCCTTAGTGGCACCTTGTATTCCTGCAGCAACCGAAGTGTGTGCATGCATAGCCTAAAACACCAAAATTGAAAGTTTTACAATACTCAAGCTTATGATCTtcttagtttataaaaaataaataatatattattagaatGAAAGGAGAGAAGTTTGGATCAGTAGATAACCTGTGTATGAGTAGCAATGCCTCGCATTTGAGCTCGGCTACCTTGTAAGTTGGCTATTTGCTGCCTTAGCCGGATCAATTGCCTGGCAAGAGTCTTTGTAGCTCcctacattaaaaaaaaaacaaaaagatatataagAACACATAAGAAGTAGATGCTGCTACCACAGAAGGAATGCTACTTACCTCATTCCCTGTTTTAGCAGTTCTTTTAATCTCAAGAACGAGCTTTTTCTCCTATTTTATCCGTACATAAAAGAAACACATGTCAGAGTTTGTTttacattgaaaaaaaaagaaaaaaaaaactgaatgtAAAAAATTACTTCTGATTGAAGAGATGAGATTTCTTTTTCGATTCCTGAAGGAGACAGACAACacgtaataaaaaaattcatcagtTTGAGAAGAATTTAATGTAACATAAGCTTAATGATATAAAGACAAGAGATATACCTCTCGTAGCTTGTGTCATCTCTCGCTTACTCTCCCTAAGCACTTCTGCAATTCACCAGAAAAACGACACATTCAGATTCATTAAATTCCATTAGTGTCGtcgttttataaaatatacgaTCATCGGGATCACGACATGGAATTACAGAACAAGTCAACAACTTTTAGCGAACCCGAATAAACACAGATGATCAAAGCTCCAGTTAGGTTTAATCAATCGGAGAAACATAAAACCTAAATttacttaataaataaaataggaaGATTGAGAAATCAACAAACCTCTGGGATTAGGTTTCTTGGAGAAGATGTTCATGTTTCTCTCTCCTCCCTTCCTTCCTCTGTATTTCAAATTTGACAGAAACTAGAAACCTGTGCTCGAAGGTTGTCTGAAAGCTTCACAAACACGGAGGAGACCGAAAGACTTTGGCTTCGACGTGTCAAAAGGATCTATCTGATCGCACCTCTTATCTTATATACTCggtttattttattgttaactTGGGTCAACGATAAATATGTGAAAATTTAACCGCCGGGAACTTGGGCCTTTTTCATTCAAGCCCATTTTAGTCTAACATTAAATTGGGCCTCTAAGGCTTGAgttattctctctctctagtgTCCATATATACAGTAGTTGGATTGTAACTATGGGTGATTATTGAAAGGAACAATGTAACTCTTTTCGATTTGGAGTTTTGGGTTAATTTTACATACGAGGTGGGCCTTAAGATTTATCTATGCTTTTTTGCTTTAGGCTGTTCCTATAAACAATTTCtagtattaaaaaatttactacAAACAATAAACTACAACTCCAATGTACTACTGGCTTTGGCTTTGACACTCATGTACAGCCGGTGACCGAGTTTTTGTCGCCACACGTTACATTAAAAATCATTACATGGAATATCCAGCTCACGCGATTATGCACGCGTGGTTtgttataatgttttttttttcctttcagaAAAGCGCGTGTGTATTACATCAcgagataaaataaaataaaacataacccTTTTAGACAGATCTCTCCACTTGATCTCTTCCTTgtccgagaaaaaaaaaaaaatccacaacCATCTCCGATTGTTTCGCAATCTTCTTCTATCAACATCGAGAAACACGTTTCCGATCACAGAGATGGCATCCTTCAAGATgatgtcttcctccacctccagAAACTCCGATCTCTCTCGCCGCAACTCCTCCTCCGCCTCCTCGTCTTCTCCCTCCGTGAGATCCAACCATCTCAGACGAGATCCTCACGCTGCCGATCACTCCAGGATCAGTTTCTGCTACGGCGGCGGAGGAGGGAACGACGCGACGACGACGGTTCACGATTACGCCTTCGCGGCGTCCGATTCGATGATGGATGTCGATCGGAGGAGCAACGGAGACAGGAACAGCGtcaacggaggaggaggagggaggaaGAGCGTGGACGATGTCTGGAGAGAGATCGTGTCGGGAGAGAAGAAGACGGTCATGAAGGAGGAGGCGCAGGATGAGTACATGATGACGCTTGAGGACTTTTTAGCGAAAGCGGCGGAGAtggatgataatgatgatgaaatcGATGTTAAGATTCCGCCGGAGAGACTCGACTACGGAGATCTCTCCGGTACATTCGATTATCTAATGATGcctcagcagcagcagcagcatgaTCAGGTTGAAGGATCGACGAGGAGGAAGAGAGGGAGAGTGATGGTGGAGGCGATGGATAAAGCGGCGGCGCAGAGACAGAAGAGGATGATCAAGAACCGAGAGTCTGCTGCTAGGTCGAGAGAGAGGAAACAGGCTTATCAAGTGGAGCTTGAGACTTTGGCTGCGAAGCTGGA
The Raphanus sativus cultivar WK10039 chromosome 1, ASM80110v3, whole genome shotgun sequence DNA segment above includes these coding regions:
- the LOC130508314 gene encoding G-box-binding factor 4-like codes for the protein MASFKMMSSSTSRNSDLSRRNSSSASSSSPSVRSNHLRRDPHAADHSRISFCYGGGGGNDATTTVHDYAFAASDSMMDVDRRSNGDRNSVNGGGGGRKSVDDVWREIVSGEKKTVMKEEAQDEYMMTLEDFLAKAAEMDDNDDEIDVKIPPERLDYGDLSGTFDYLMMPQQQQQHDQVEGSTRRKRGRVMVEAMDKAAAQRQKRMIKNRESAARSRERKQAYQVELETLAAKLERENEQLLKEIEEKTRERYRSLMEQLIPVDDEKRRPSSSSLRSSLSRSYSLEW
- the LOC130511553 gene encoding vacuolar protein sorting-associated protein 2 homolog 3-like, with the translated sequence MNIFSKKPNPREVLRESKREMTQATRGIEKEISSLQSEEKKLVLEIKRTAKTGNEGATKTLARQLIRLRQQIANLQGSRAQMRGIATHTQAMHAHTSVAAGIQGATKAMSAMSKNMDPAKQAKVMREFQKQSAQMDMTTEMMSDSIDDALDNDEAEDETEDLTNQVLDEIGIDVASQLSSAPKGKIGRKNAEDVSSSSEMDDLEKRLAALR